A portion of the Melanotaenia boesemani isolate fMelBoe1 chromosome 2, fMelBoe1.pri, whole genome shotgun sequence genome contains these proteins:
- the LOC121656970 gene encoding stonustoxin subunit beta-like — protein MGNTSQGDGDSTIFTLSHHSFISQHQSVNRSITAAGLCLFSPSDSCPLTINMNTVDRKLKLADNNRKVTHVKELQSYPDHLDRFNWIPQLLCENVLTGRCYWEVEWRGDVYISVSYREIGRRGGIRDCCFGFNDQSWSLRCSDDEGYSVWHNDRETFISSSSSSVSNRVAVYVDCPAGSVSFYRVSSDSLIHLHTFITTFTHPLYAGFGFWSWSGSKSGSWVSLCRV, from the coding sequence ttcaaccatcttcacactgtcccatcactcattcatcagtcagcatcaaagtgtcaatagatcaataactgcagctggattgtgtttgttctctccatcagattcctgtccactcacaATCAACATGAACACAGTGGACAGAAAACTCAAACTcgctgacaacaacaggaaggtgacacaTGTGAAGGagcttcagtcatatcctgatcatctAGACAGGTTTAACTGGATTCCTCAGcttctgtgtgaaaatgttctgactggtcgctgctactgggaggtcgagtggagaggagacgtttatatatcagtgagttacagagaaatcgGAAGGAGAGGAGGCATCAGAGACTGTTGCTTTGGATtcaatgatcagtcctggagtctgagatgctctgatgatGAAGGTTATTCTGTCTGGCACAATGACAGAGAAACattcatctcctcctcctcttcatctgtctctaacagagtagcagtgtatgtggactgtcctgctggctctgtgtccttctacagagtctcctctgactccctgatccacctccacaccttcatcaccacattcactcatcctctctatgctggatttgggttctggtcctggtctggtTCCAAGTCTGGTTCCTGGGTGTCTCTGTGTAGAGTCTAA